Proteins from a genomic interval of Rhizobium etli CFN 42:
- a CDS encoding TetR/AcrR family transcriptional regulator gives MKDEKKRGRPRAFDAKAALGKARDVFWDRGFAAASLDNLSAATNLNRPSLYGAFGDKEDLYLDTLEAYRQDGMDALAQALDPSLPLRDNLARVYESALAIYLHGETAARGCLLIGTATAEAVERERVREVLGRSLSDFDGEIEKRMRLAVERGELPESADPQMLAKFASAVMHSLAVRARAGDSRDTLEAIARSGVDLICGTARS, from the coding sequence ATGAAGGATGAGAAGAAGCGCGGCCGACCGAGGGCTTTCGACGCCAAGGCAGCGCTCGGCAAGGCGCGGGACGTCTTCTGGGACCGGGGCTTTGCCGCCGCCTCGCTCGATAATCTGAGTGCTGCGACCAACCTCAACCGCCCGAGCCTTTACGGCGCCTTCGGCGACAAAGAGGATCTCTATCTTGATACTTTGGAGGCTTATCGCCAGGACGGCATGGATGCGCTTGCCCAAGCGCTCGACCCATCGCTGCCGCTGCGCGACAATCTCGCCCGGGTCTATGAAAGCGCGCTGGCGATCTATCTTCACGGTGAAACGGCCGCCCGCGGCTGTCTGCTGATCGGCACGGCGACGGCTGAGGCGGTCGAGCGTGAACGGGTGCGCGAGGTGCTCGGCCGCAGCCTCAGCGATTTTGACGGCGAGATCGAAAAGCGCATGCGCCTTGCCGTCGAACGCGGCGAGCTTCCCGAGAGCGCCGATCCGCAGATGCTGGCAAAGTTCGCTTCCGCCGTCATGCATTCGCTCGCCGTGCGCGCCCGCGCCGGCGACAGCCGCGACACGCTGGAGGCGATCGCCCGCTCAGGCGTCGATCTGATCTGCGGCACCGCGCGAAGCTGA